Within the Megalops cyprinoides isolate fMegCyp1 chromosome 10, fMegCyp1.pri, whole genome shotgun sequence genome, the region ttataattttttaaattattattttattgttataaaaTTTTTAATAGGAAATATTCAATTAACTCAACACTGTTGATGTACAGAAAGGACAAGGGGCCTGCGtttatttgctgcattttgtgTCCCAGATCACATGCCAGGATGTGATGCTGTTCAGATTTTCATACAAGCTTGCCTCATATTGTCATATGTAGGAAGAAGCTCCATGCCCTGGGACCCTCTAGTTATTGTCACTGGCATCGCACCTCTACTCTAATTAAATTGTGTCACATTGTGTTTCTGCCATTCTGTTCAACAGTCGGTGGGAGTTTGGTTTCATAAATCCCATTAAACTGCATcgatgcatgtttttttttcccagtttagaaccaagaaaaaagaatgaaagtcTGATTATTCTTACTTCCCCTACAACCTCCAGCCACCTACCCCCTTGTGTTCATTAATTGACTCTTCTCCGACAGGTTGATGTGGCTTCAGTTGATATTTCCAGTTAAAATATGCCTAGAGACGTGGAGGGCAAAATTCCATTTTGAACCCATTTCAGCTTAATTCCTGGGGTCAGGCCCTTCTCTGGGCTGAATTTTAATTGTCTTGTCCATTAGATTGATGGTGTGCTGGTGGTCTTGTGCCTTTGCGTCCCACTGACTGGGGCTGCTGTGGTAATGCTTTCCTAATTCCCACATCAGACCTGCTGGCAGGGTGCACAGCTGGgacacactgctgttgtcacaAGCTAAGATTAATGGGATGGCCCTCAATCACATCCAGATTCTTTTCTGATTCAGGCTGTGTGTCCGCCATTTTACCCAGTTCATTATGTAAATTCAGTTACACGTTCTGATTATTACTGTTACCGTAAGTATCGTGACCCTTTTACATGTGTGTTCTTAACAGTCCCCAAAACTTAAAATAGGATTTGACTGATGGGCCAATGGGATTGATTGGTTCACTGTAAATTAGCTGATATGAACCATATTTCTAGAGAGGTCTTGCAGTTTATCCTGGAAGAAGCTACTTTGTAGGAAGTAATTGAATTTACAAAATGCTGCCCAAGTTCGAGTGGCATATTTTTGAATATAATTTAAACCTagctttttatttatgaaatcacAATTAATTAGAGCTTTCCAAAAAGTAACATAACTTAATCCACAATGGTCAATTTACTGCATGTCTTATAGTAGTAATGTAACATATCCAAAGAtttatcaattaattaaaatgattatattaAATTTGTCTTTTAACATCAGTTATGTTTGACAATAGGGTAATTTAATGTAGTTCATAAGTAGTCATGTAATGTCAACAGACAGATCATTCTTTTAGTAGCATAAGAACATTGAACGAATGCCACCTATAAACTGACATCTTTTACAAGTGAACACAGTACTTTCAGTTTATAAAAGCTGTGCAATGTTTAATGGAACATAAAATTAATAGCAGGAGCTTGTAAAAAGGAGAGAATACCCCATGGATATGCTGTTTTATTCTATAAAAGACCAATGATTATCACAGATTCTGAATGTCATCATATTTTCTATAGTGAGATGTGTAGTGAAATCTACTAACCATTTTTTACCCTGGTTATCTGAATGCCTTTTTTGGTCATGTTCATTGCCTAGAAATTGATTTTCAATGCAATTCCATCTGTCAATAACAGTTTAACCCAGTAATCTTTGCAATTCCGTCTGTTAATTTCAGATCGTCCGTTGTACAAACAATGGATCTATATCATTTCTGCTGTATCTTCCTCTTACCATGTATAATGTGCTGTTATAAGCTGTACctgaatgcaaataaaagaCATCCATATTATGGTTATGCCTGCAGAAAAAGACTTACATTTCCCTTATAATGACATTGAGGTTGACATTCTGATCAGATGgcacatgtatatttaatcTTTAATCTCTTTTTTGGTACACGTCGTGACTTTGCTTGCAAGCTGCTTTCCTGCTTTGTTTACACACAGCATGTATTATTCAATGTCAGTTGGTCTGGTGTCATATTGACTGTTGTGGtattatttttccccctttgctTAAAATCATGTCAGCGAGGAGTTATTCATTTCTCAGATTAGGGACTCAAGAGAAAAGGGCAGATGGAGCAGAGGTGAGGTAAAGGGGGGGGCTTCATCACAGGGTTGGACACTGGGAGATTTGCTCCTCAGTTTTCAGGGTTATGGCACTAATTATCCACTGCTCCACCCAGGGAACGTGCCAGGCAATCCTAATGGACAGCAGCAGGCACTTCAGCATCATGGGAATAAAGATGAAACACTGTCTCATTTACCGTTGGTTAACTGAtgctcatcagtgtatgttttCCAGTACATGCATAAGCATTTGCCCTTCCCCTTTATCCCCTCTATCTACACAATTTAGTCATTGCTCATGACAAATCCAGCGTTAGCCTTTTTGGCCTTGTTAGACAGATTCAATTCTTGACTGAAAACTAGAATATTCCTCAAAACATACCAAATATCCTAAGAATTCCCATTCATTGCATAGCGCTTTATCTGTGTCATACAGAGAACAAATACATGCTCTTATTGGAGCACTAGACAGCTCAATGACTATGTttgggagagcagagagaataTACTGGAGGGCCTACTGCACAATGTAAGCATCACTAAGATGCTCTTGGTGCATGGTTACCTGGGTGTCTTTTATTCTCCATAATTGATAGTCTCTCCTGTATTTCATTCCAGGTTGTTCAGATTCTCTTCAGGATGCACAGCCAGTACTGAGCTAATTAAGGGGCTGGCAGGGCAGcgaagaggagcaggaggcatCATGGGAGACGGCGGGCCCCTGCACACGGAGGGAAACGCGCTCCTGAAAGCGGTCTTCCAGGGCAAGCTCCGACTGACCCGCCTGCTGCTGGAGGGCGGAGCCTACATCAACGAGGGCAACGAGCGAGGGGAGACGCCCGTCGTCGCCGCTTGTTTGGCCGGGTATGAGGACCCCCACAGCCGACAGAAGATGGTCCGCTACCTCCTGGAGAAAGGGGCCGACCCCAATATCCCGGACAAGTCTGGCCGTACAGCACTGATGCACGCTTGCGCCGGGCAAGCCGGTAAGGAGGTGGTGTCCCTACTCCTGGAGTATGGTGCAGACCCCAGCCTTAAGGACTACTCAGGGTCCTCTGCTCTAGTGCACGCCATCAACAAGGGTGATCGTGATACACTGCAGATCCTGCTGGACGCCTGCAAAGCCAAGGGCAAGGAAGTTATTATAATCACCACAGACACATCCCCCTCAGGCACCAAGAAGACTAAGCAGTACCTCAACTCACCCCCGTCGCCAGGAGTGGTCGACAAACTTTCCCCCGTCTCCTGCATGTCACCCTCTGAGGTGGAAATACGTACCTCCACCACCCCGTCCGgcgagaaggaggaggaagaaggtaTATTCAGTTTTGCGCTCACATCAGCCTTACCTCTGCCATCCTCCAGGCCTCCTGGGGAGAAGAGGGCCCCGACTCGCAAGCTCCTGAAGAGGCTCAACTCGGAGCCCTGGGGGCTGGTGGCTCCTTCGGTGCTGAGCGGGGCCAACCAAGACCGAGGGGATGGAgaactggaggaggaggagaaggtcaTCTCTGAGATGAACGGCCTGTCCATCTCAGGCCCCGGCAGACCCCTCCTGTCCCGCAGGCACAGCATCGAGACACACGACCCTTGCTCACCGAAACTCATTGATCGCTCTTGCTCGGAGGACTGTGCAatgctctgcagctcctcctgggCTGACAAGGTGCAGCAGCACCAGATGTTGTACCGCAGGAACACTGCGCCTGAATCTCAGGAGACTGCTGCCCCAGCTACGGTGGCCGTTCGTGCCCTGGCCCACCCAAAACTGACTCGCATGGACCACTATGAGTCAGACACACATCTATGTCCCGAGTCAATCCCTGGGTCTCCAGACTCTGGACGAGTATCGGTAGAGCGCCGCAAGTACAAcgcctcccccctctccttgcTCACCAGCTCCTCAAGGGAGTCCCTGGAGAGTATCCCCAACTCTGTCTCACCTATCACAATGCGACGTCGTCCCCCTGGGCTACTGGAAAGAAGGGGGTCTGGCACCCTCCTTCTAGATCACATTTCCCAGACAAGGCCCGGTTTCCTGCCCCCGCTCAACGTAAACCCCCAGCGGCCCATCCCTGACATCCGAGCCAACGGCAAGCCCACGTCTCCAGTCCATTCCAGCCACAAGATCTTGGTGCCAGTGGCGCCCACGTCCCCGAAACGTGGCCCCGACTTCAAGCTGAAGAAGAAGCTGATGAGGAGGCACTCCATGCAAACGGAGCAGATGAAGCAACTGTCCACCTTCCAGGAGATCCTGGCAGAGAAGGTGATTGAGTTTACTGGTGACTGAGACCTGCATGGGCTGGATGctggggagggagtgggagCAAGAGACTGACATGTTGGCAGTGGGCAGTGGGGATGAAGTCAAGAGGGTCAAGTTCCCTTTCATTGCAGCTATTTAGAAACCATTTTTCCATTCTGAATTTAATTCAATGCCTCTTGATCTCTCCTCTCCAGAGAAGACATGCCTCATACGTGTTCAATACGGATGCTTTGCTTATTTCAGTTTGGGTGACCTAGTTTGCTTGcctggttgtttccttttttagtGCAATGCAGAGCTGGAGAATCCCATTAATCATGCAGCTGGTTTGAATGCAAATTTTctattaatatttctttttgtttcttttttagaaGGTGATTTAGTCATATCTAGCTCATGTTTAAAGGACAAATTCAGAATTGTCTTGCTTTTTTCTCTAGATTATAAATAATTGCCCCATAGTCTGTTGTATGCATGTAACTTTATAGATTTTAAGAAAGCATAGCAACCGTTTTTAGGTGAGGTGCAATGAGAAACAAATGctaaacaaaaaatgcactgtagTGGTCCATTATCAAGTTTTTGTTATTAATTGAAGACCAATTATTCATATGCCTTGTGCCATACACATGTCTGGAATGTTATTTCTAGAGActacatcatttatttttgattgtcCTTCTAGGCATTACATCATTATTTACTCATggcattttaaagaaaagattCTGTTAATCACAAACCACTGTTATATTACCTACCCACAAACCTAATATAGACTAAAATGAAAgatatatcaatatatatttagatatttaaCTGAAGTGCAATTTCTTTGATTCGAGATTCCAAAGAAACTCCATCAGAATCTGCCCTGGCTTACAATATATATGAATGgatgagcaaaacaaaaacacatgcagatCAAAAGAGTAATACAGAGTACTTCccaaattaaatgcacatttgtgcCAAGCTTTTCAGTGCAGAAACAGCTTGCAGCACAGACATAAtgtatatagtgtatttattaaatgaaaatatttgtgttttatataagatattatatgtttgtgtgtgtgtgtgtgtgtgtgtgtgtgtgcgtgcaataTGCTGTACCGCTACCAAGTCAATACTTTCATGTAGTGGGTGTGAAGTAGTCTCTTCTAAATTGCCAGACCCCACCTGAATCTGAGGCACAGAATTAAATATGCTCACTAGCAACATAGAGGAAGAAAATAAGACAGAAACTGCCATGGCAGTTTAGAGAAAAGTGAGGTGTAAGACAACCTGTAGATCTGTGTGGGGCTGTACAGTTAGGAACAATaagaataacaacaacaaacagaagTGTTGACGTTTTAGGCTGAAAAGAAgaatttgccattttaaatattcactgTCAACACTGATATTTTGAAGCTGAGTAAAACACAAGTATGTTTTCAAGCTTACAGTAGGACTTTTATGTCTGTATTACTGGCTTCTATTTGACATATTTGTCTTGATGAAATATTAAGTGCTACACGATATAGTAATGAATTCCTGTGGTTTAAACTTACGTGTATTAgaagtttaaaacaaacacaaacaaaaagtatttttatat harbors:
- the LOC118784837 gene encoding ankyrin repeat domain-containing protein 34A, translating into MGDGGPLHTEGNALLKAVFQGKLRLTRLLLEGGAYINEGNERGETPVVAACLAGYEDPHSRQKMVRYLLEKGADPNIPDKSGRTALMHACAGQAGKEVVSLLLEYGADPSLKDYSGSSALVHAINKGDRDTLQILLDACKAKGKEVIIITTDTSPSGTKKTKQYLNSPPSPGVVDKLSPVSCMSPSEVEIRTSTTPSGEKEEEEGIFSFALTSALPLPSSRPPGEKRAPTRKLLKRLNSEPWGLVAPSVLSGANQDRGDGELEEEEKVISEMNGLSISGPGRPLLSRRHSIETHDPCSPKLIDRSCSEDCAMLCSSSWADKVQQHQMLYRRNTAPESQETAAPATVAVRALAHPKLTRMDHYESDTHLCPESIPGSPDSGRVSVERRKYNASPLSLLTSSSRESLESIPNSVSPITMRRRPPGLLERRGSGTLLLDHISQTRPGFLPPLNVNPQRPIPDIRANGKPTSPVHSSHKILVPVAPTSPKRGPDFKLKKKLMRRHSMQTEQMKQLSTFQEILAEKVIEFTGD